One stretch of Callospermophilus lateralis isolate mCalLat2 chromosome 11, mCalLat2.hap1, whole genome shotgun sequence DNA includes these proteins:
- the Atp2a3 gene encoding sarcoplasmic/endoplasmic reticulum calcium ATPase 3 isoform X2: MEEAHLLPAADVLRHFSVTAEGGLSPAQVTGALERYGPNELPTEEGKSLWELVLEQFEDLLVRILLLAALVSFVLAWFEEGEETTTAFVEPLVIMLILVANAIVGVWQERNAESAIEALKEYEPEMGKVIRSDRRGVQRIRARDIVPGDIVEVAVGDKVPADLRLIEIKSTTLRVDQSILTGESVSVTKHTDAIPDPRAVNQDKKNMLFSGTNIASGKAVGVVVATGLHTELGKIRSQMAAVEPERTPLQRKLDEFGRQLSHAISVICVAVWVINIGHFADPAHGGSWLRGAVYYFKIAVALAVAAIPEGLPAVITTCLALGTRRMARKNAIVRSLPSVETLGCTSVICSDKTGTLTTNQMSVCRMFVVAEAKAGSCSLHEFTISGTTYTPEGEVRQGEQLVRCSQFDGLVELATICALCNDSALDYNEAKGVYEKVGEATETALTCLVEKMNVFDTDLKALSQVERAGACNAVIKQLMRKEVTLEFSRDRKSMSVYCTPTHPDSKAQGSKMFVKGAPESVIERCSSVRVGSRTAPLNTTSREQILAKIRDWGSGSETLRCLALATRDAPPKKEDMQLDDCSKFAQYETDLTFVGCVGMLDPPRPEVAACITRCHRAGIRVVMITGDNKGTAVAICRRLGIFGDTEDVKGKAYTGREFDDLSPEQQRLACCTARCFARVEPAHKSRIVENLQSFNEVTAMTGDGVNDAPALKKAEIGIAMGSGTAVAKSAAEMVLSDDNFASIVAAVEEGRAIYSNMKQFIRYLISSNVGEVVCIFLTAILGLPEALIPVQLLWVNLVTDGLPATALGFNPPDLDIMEKLPRNPHEALISGWLFFRYLAIGVYVGLATVAAATWWFLYDAEGPHITFYQLRNFLKCSEDNPLFEGINCEVFESRFPTTMALSVLVTIEMCNALNSVSENQSLLRMPPWLNPWLLAAVAMSMALHFLILLVPPLPLIFQVTPLSGHQWVVVLQISLPVILLDEALKYLSRHHMDGILGTVSQAWSRQPLTSSRTPDHTGNKGSEVNAGIRAESPVCTSD; the protein is encoded by the exons AGCTCCCCACCGAGGAAG GGAAGTCCCTGTGGGAACTGGTGTTGGAGCAGTTCGAGGACCTCCTGGTGCGCATCCTGCTGCTGGCAGCCCTGGTCTCCTTT GTCCTGGCTTGGTTCGAGGAGGGCGAGGAGACCACAACAGCCTTCGTGGAGCCCCTGGTCATCATGCTGATCCTTGTGGCCAACGCGATTGTGGGCGTGTGGCAG GAACGCAATGCTGAGAGTGCCATCGaggccttaaaggaatatgagcCTGAGATGGGCAAAGTGATCCGCTCAGACCGCAGAGGTGTGCAGAGGATCCGCGCCCGGGACATAGTCCCTGGAGACATTGTGGAAGTGGCAG TGGGAGACAAAGTGCCTGCTGACCTCCGCCTCATCGAGATCAAGTCCACCACACTGCGAGTGGACCAGTCCATCCTGACGG GTGAATCCGTGTCCGTGACCAAGCACACAGATGCCATCCCAGACCCTAGAGCTGTGAACCAGGACAAGAAGAATATGCTGTTTTCT GGCACCAATATAGCATCAGGCAAGGCAGTGGGTGTGGTGGTGGCCACAGGTCTGCACACGGAGCTGGGCAAGATCCGGAGCCAGATGGCAGCAGTGGAACCTGAGCGGACACCACTGCAGCGCAAGCTGGATGAGTTTGGGCGGCAGCTGTCCCATGCCATCTCTGTCATCTGTGTGGCTGTATGGGTCATCAACATTGGCCACTTTGCTGACCCAGCCCATGGTGGCTCCTGGCTCCGTGGTGCTGTCTACTACTTTAAGATTGCCGTGGCCCTGGCTGTGGCTGCAATCCCCGAAGGCCTCCCAGCAGTCATCACTACGTGCCTGGCACTGGGCACACGGCGCATGGCACGCAAGAATGCCATAGTACGGAGCCTGCCCTCTGTGGAGACCCTGGGCTGCACCTCAGTCATCTGCTCTGACAAGACGGGCACTCTCACTACCAATCAGATGTCAGTGTGCCGG ATGTTCGTGGTAGCCGAAGCGAAAGCGGGCTCCTGCAGTTTGCACGAATTCACCATCTCGGGTACCACGTATACCCCGGAGGGAGAAGT GCGGCAGGGGGAGCAACTTGTTCGCTGCAGCCAGTTCGATGGGCTGGTGGAGCTGGCGACCATCTGTGCCCTGTGCAACGACTCAGCGCTGGACTACAACGAG GCCAAGGGCGTGTATGAGAAGGTGGGAGAGGCCACAGAGACAGCTCTGACTTGCCTGGTGGAGAAGATGAATGTGTTTGACACTGACCTGAAGGCCCTGTCCCAGGTGGAGCGAGCTGGCGCCTGCAATGCG GTCATCAAGCAGCTAATGAGGAAGGAGGTCACCCTCGAGTTCTCCCGGGACCGGAAGTCCATGTCAGTGTACTGCACACCTACCCACCCTGACTCCAAGGCCCAGGGCAGCAAGATGTTTGTGAAG GGGGCTCCTGAGAGTGTAATTGAGCGCTGCAGCTCAGTCCGTGTGGGGAGCCGCACAGCACCCCTGAATACCACCTCCAGGGAGCAGATCCTGGCAAAGATCCGAGATTGGGGCTCAGGCTCAGAGACGCTGCGCTGCCTGGCACTGGCCACCCGGGATGCACCCCCCAAGAAGGAGGACATGCAGCTGGACGACTGCAGCAAGTTTGCTCAGTATGAG ACAGACCTGACCTTCGTGGGCTGCGTgggcatgctggaccccccacgGCCTGAGGTTGCTGCCTGCATCACACGCTGCCACCGAGCGGGCATCCGCGTGGTCATGATCACAGGGGACAACAAAGGCACGGCTGTGGCCATCTGTCGCCGGCTTGGCATCTTTGGGGACACAGAGGATGTGAAGGGCAAAGCCTACACAGGCCGCGAATTTGATGACCTCAGCCCAGAGCAGCAGCGCCTTGCCTGCTGCACTGCCCGCTGCTTCGCCCGAGTGGAGCCGGCGCATAAGTCCCGCATCGTggaaaacctgcagtcctttaacgaGGTCACTGCCATG ACTGGTGATGGGGTGAACGACGCACCTGCTCTGAAGAAAGCAGAGATCGGCATTGCCATGGGCTCGGGCACAGCTGTGGCCAAGTCAGCTGCAGAGATGGTGCTGTCAGATGACAACTTTGCCTCCATTGTGGCTGCTGTGGAGGAGGGCCGGGCCATCTACAGCAACATGAAGCAATTCATTCGCTACCTCATTTCCTCAAATGTTGGCGAGGTTGTCTG CATCTTCCTCACAGCAATTCTGGGCCTGCCTGAAGCCCTGATCCCCGTGCAGCTGCTCTGGGTGAACCTGGTGACAGATGGCCTACCTGCCACAGCCCTGGGTTTCAACCCACCAGACTTGGACATCATGGAGAAGCTGCCCCGGAATCCTCATGAGGCCCTCATTAGTGGCTGGCTCTTTTTCCGATATCTGGCTATTGGAG TGTACGTAGGCCTGGCCACAGTGGCTGCCGCCACCTGGTGGTTCCTGTATGATGCCGAGGGACCTCACATCACCTTCTACCAGCTG AGGAACTTCCTGAAGTGCTCTGAGGACAACCCGCTCTTTGAGGGCATCAACTGCGAGGTCTTTGAGTCCCGCTTCCCCACTACCATGGCCTTGTCGGTGCTTGTGACCATCGAGATGTGCAATGCCCTCAACAG CGTCTCGGAGAACCAGTCGCTGCTGCGGATGCCGCCCTGGCTGAATCCCTGGCTGCTGGCGGCCGTGGCCATGTCCATGGCCCTGCACTTCCTCATCCTGCTGGTGCCACCCCTGCCC CTCATTTTCCAGGTGACCCCACTGAGCGGGCACCAGTGGGTGGTGGTGCTCCAGATATCTCTGCCTGTCATCCTGCTTGATGAGGCCCTCAAGTACCTGTCCCGGCATCACATGGACG GCATTCTCGGGACAGTCTCACAGGCCTGGAGTAGGCAGCCGCTGACCAGCTCCCGGACCCCAGACCACACCGG AAATAAAGGATCAGAAGTGAATGCAGGGATCAGAGCAGAGTCTCCAGTGTGTACCTCAGACTGA
- the Atp2a3 gene encoding sarcoplasmic/endoplasmic reticulum calcium ATPase 3 isoform X1 produces the protein MEEAHLLPAADVLRHFSVTAEGGLSPAQVTGALERYGPNELPTEEGKSLWELVLEQFEDLLVRILLLAALVSFVLAWFEEGEETTTAFVEPLVIMLILVANAIVGVWQERNAESAIEALKEYEPEMGKVIRSDRRGVQRIRARDIVPGDIVEVAVGDKVPADLRLIEIKSTTLRVDQSILTGESVSVTKHTDAIPDPRAVNQDKKNMLFSGTNIASGKAVGVVVATGLHTELGKIRSQMAAVEPERTPLQRKLDEFGRQLSHAISVICVAVWVINIGHFADPAHGGSWLRGAVYYFKIAVALAVAAIPEGLPAVITTCLALGTRRMARKNAIVRSLPSVETLGCTSVICSDKTGTLTTNQMSVCRMFVVAEAKAGSCSLHEFTISGTTYTPEGEVRQGEQLVRCSQFDGLVELATICALCNDSALDYNEAKGVYEKVGEATETALTCLVEKMNVFDTDLKALSQVERAGACNAVIKQLMRKEVTLEFSRDRKSMSVYCTPTHPDSKAQGSKMFVKGAPESVIERCSSVRVGSRTAPLNTTSREQILAKIRDWGSGSETLRCLALATRDAPPKKEDMQLDDCSKFAQYETDLTFVGCVGMLDPPRPEVAACITRCHRAGIRVVMITGDNKGTAVAICRRLGIFGDTEDVKGKAYTGREFDDLSPEQQRLACCTARCFARVEPAHKSRIVENLQSFNEVTAMTGDGVNDAPALKKAEIGIAMGSGTAVAKSAAEMVLSDDNFASIVAAVEEGRAIYSNMKQFIRYLISSNVGEVVCIFLTAILGLPEALIPVQLLWVNLVTDGLPATALGFNPPDLDIMEKLPRNPHEALISGWLFFRYLAIGVYVGLATVAAATWWFLYDAEGPHITFYQLRNFLKCSEDNPLFEGINCEVFESRFPTTMALSVLVTIEMCNALNSVSENQSLLRMPPWLNPWLLAAVAMSMALHFLILLVPPLPLIFQVTPLSGHQWVVVLQISLPVILLDEALKYLSRHHMDGILGTVSQAWSRQPLTSSRTPDHTGLASLVSPCGNKGSEVNAGIRAESPVCTSD, from the exons AGCTCCCCACCGAGGAAG GGAAGTCCCTGTGGGAACTGGTGTTGGAGCAGTTCGAGGACCTCCTGGTGCGCATCCTGCTGCTGGCAGCCCTGGTCTCCTTT GTCCTGGCTTGGTTCGAGGAGGGCGAGGAGACCACAACAGCCTTCGTGGAGCCCCTGGTCATCATGCTGATCCTTGTGGCCAACGCGATTGTGGGCGTGTGGCAG GAACGCAATGCTGAGAGTGCCATCGaggccttaaaggaatatgagcCTGAGATGGGCAAAGTGATCCGCTCAGACCGCAGAGGTGTGCAGAGGATCCGCGCCCGGGACATAGTCCCTGGAGACATTGTGGAAGTGGCAG TGGGAGACAAAGTGCCTGCTGACCTCCGCCTCATCGAGATCAAGTCCACCACACTGCGAGTGGACCAGTCCATCCTGACGG GTGAATCCGTGTCCGTGACCAAGCACACAGATGCCATCCCAGACCCTAGAGCTGTGAACCAGGACAAGAAGAATATGCTGTTTTCT GGCACCAATATAGCATCAGGCAAGGCAGTGGGTGTGGTGGTGGCCACAGGTCTGCACACGGAGCTGGGCAAGATCCGGAGCCAGATGGCAGCAGTGGAACCTGAGCGGACACCACTGCAGCGCAAGCTGGATGAGTTTGGGCGGCAGCTGTCCCATGCCATCTCTGTCATCTGTGTGGCTGTATGGGTCATCAACATTGGCCACTTTGCTGACCCAGCCCATGGTGGCTCCTGGCTCCGTGGTGCTGTCTACTACTTTAAGATTGCCGTGGCCCTGGCTGTGGCTGCAATCCCCGAAGGCCTCCCAGCAGTCATCACTACGTGCCTGGCACTGGGCACACGGCGCATGGCACGCAAGAATGCCATAGTACGGAGCCTGCCCTCTGTGGAGACCCTGGGCTGCACCTCAGTCATCTGCTCTGACAAGACGGGCACTCTCACTACCAATCAGATGTCAGTGTGCCGG ATGTTCGTGGTAGCCGAAGCGAAAGCGGGCTCCTGCAGTTTGCACGAATTCACCATCTCGGGTACCACGTATACCCCGGAGGGAGAAGT GCGGCAGGGGGAGCAACTTGTTCGCTGCAGCCAGTTCGATGGGCTGGTGGAGCTGGCGACCATCTGTGCCCTGTGCAACGACTCAGCGCTGGACTACAACGAG GCCAAGGGCGTGTATGAGAAGGTGGGAGAGGCCACAGAGACAGCTCTGACTTGCCTGGTGGAGAAGATGAATGTGTTTGACACTGACCTGAAGGCCCTGTCCCAGGTGGAGCGAGCTGGCGCCTGCAATGCG GTCATCAAGCAGCTAATGAGGAAGGAGGTCACCCTCGAGTTCTCCCGGGACCGGAAGTCCATGTCAGTGTACTGCACACCTACCCACCCTGACTCCAAGGCCCAGGGCAGCAAGATGTTTGTGAAG GGGGCTCCTGAGAGTGTAATTGAGCGCTGCAGCTCAGTCCGTGTGGGGAGCCGCACAGCACCCCTGAATACCACCTCCAGGGAGCAGATCCTGGCAAAGATCCGAGATTGGGGCTCAGGCTCAGAGACGCTGCGCTGCCTGGCACTGGCCACCCGGGATGCACCCCCCAAGAAGGAGGACATGCAGCTGGACGACTGCAGCAAGTTTGCTCAGTATGAG ACAGACCTGACCTTCGTGGGCTGCGTgggcatgctggaccccccacgGCCTGAGGTTGCTGCCTGCATCACACGCTGCCACCGAGCGGGCATCCGCGTGGTCATGATCACAGGGGACAACAAAGGCACGGCTGTGGCCATCTGTCGCCGGCTTGGCATCTTTGGGGACACAGAGGATGTGAAGGGCAAAGCCTACACAGGCCGCGAATTTGATGACCTCAGCCCAGAGCAGCAGCGCCTTGCCTGCTGCACTGCCCGCTGCTTCGCCCGAGTGGAGCCGGCGCATAAGTCCCGCATCGTggaaaacctgcagtcctttaacgaGGTCACTGCCATG ACTGGTGATGGGGTGAACGACGCACCTGCTCTGAAGAAAGCAGAGATCGGCATTGCCATGGGCTCGGGCACAGCTGTGGCCAAGTCAGCTGCAGAGATGGTGCTGTCAGATGACAACTTTGCCTCCATTGTGGCTGCTGTGGAGGAGGGCCGGGCCATCTACAGCAACATGAAGCAATTCATTCGCTACCTCATTTCCTCAAATGTTGGCGAGGTTGTCTG CATCTTCCTCACAGCAATTCTGGGCCTGCCTGAAGCCCTGATCCCCGTGCAGCTGCTCTGGGTGAACCTGGTGACAGATGGCCTACCTGCCACAGCCCTGGGTTTCAACCCACCAGACTTGGACATCATGGAGAAGCTGCCCCGGAATCCTCATGAGGCCCTCATTAGTGGCTGGCTCTTTTTCCGATATCTGGCTATTGGAG TGTACGTAGGCCTGGCCACAGTGGCTGCCGCCACCTGGTGGTTCCTGTATGATGCCGAGGGACCTCACATCACCTTCTACCAGCTG AGGAACTTCCTGAAGTGCTCTGAGGACAACCCGCTCTTTGAGGGCATCAACTGCGAGGTCTTTGAGTCCCGCTTCCCCACTACCATGGCCTTGTCGGTGCTTGTGACCATCGAGATGTGCAATGCCCTCAACAG CGTCTCGGAGAACCAGTCGCTGCTGCGGATGCCGCCCTGGCTGAATCCCTGGCTGCTGGCGGCCGTGGCCATGTCCATGGCCCTGCACTTCCTCATCCTGCTGGTGCCACCCCTGCCC CTCATTTTCCAGGTGACCCCACTGAGCGGGCACCAGTGGGTGGTGGTGCTCCAGATATCTCTGCCTGTCATCCTGCTTGATGAGGCCCTCAAGTACCTGTCCCGGCATCACATGGACG GCATTCTCGGGACAGTCTCACAGGCCTGGAGTAGGCAGCCGCTGACCAGCTCCCGGACCCCAGACCACACCGGGTTGGCTTCTTTGGTGTCACCTTGTGG AAATAAAGGATCAGAAGTGAATGCAGGGATCAGAGCAGAGTCTCCAGTGTGTACCTCAGACTGA
- the Atp2a3 gene encoding sarcoplasmic/endoplasmic reticulum calcium ATPase 3 isoform X3 yields MEEAHLLPAADVLRHFSVTAEGGLSPAQVTGALERYGPNELPTEEGKSLWELVLEQFEDLLVRILLLAALVSFVLAWFEEGEETTTAFVEPLVIMLILVANAIVGVWQERNAESAIEALKEYEPEMGKVIRSDRRGVQRIRARDIVPGDIVEVAVGDKVPADLRLIEIKSTTLRVDQSILTGESVSVTKHTDAIPDPRAVNQDKKNMLFSGTNIASGKAVGVVVATGLHTELGKIRSQMAAVEPERTPLQRKLDEFGRQLSHAISVICVAVWVINIGHFADPAHGGSWLRGAVYYFKIAVALAVAAIPEGLPAVITTCLALGTRRMARKNAIVRSLPSVETLGCTSVICSDKTGTLTTNQMSVCRMFVVAEAKAGSCSLHEFTISGTTYTPEGEVRQGEQLVRCSQFDGLVELATICALCNDSALDYNEAKGVYEKVGEATETALTCLVEKMNVFDTDLKALSQVERAGACNAVIKQLMRKEVTLEFSRDRKSMSVYCTPTHPDSKAQGSKMFVKGAPESVIERCSSVRVGSRTAPLNTTSREQILAKIRDWGSGSETLRCLALATRDAPPKKEDMQLDDCSKFAQYETDLTFVGCVGMLDPPRPEVAACITRCHRAGIRVVMITGDNKGTAVAICRRLGIFGDTEDVKGKAYTGREFDDLSPEQQRLACCTARCFARVEPAHKSRIVENLQSFNEVTAMTGDGVNDAPALKKAEIGIAMGSGTAVAKSAAEMVLSDDNFASIVAAVEEGRAIYSNMKQFIRYLISSNVGEVVCIFLTAILGLPEALIPVQLLWVNLVTDGLPATALGFNPPDLDIMEKLPRNPHEALISGWLFFRYLAIGVYVGLATVAAATWWFLYDAEGPHITFYQLRNFLKCSEDNPLFEGINCEVFESRFPTTMALSVLVTIEMCNALNSVSENQSLLRMPPWLNPWLLAAVAMSMALHFLILLVPPLPLIFQVTPLSGHQWVVVLQISLPVILLDEALKYLSRHHMDEIKDQK; encoded by the exons AGCTCCCCACCGAGGAAG GGAAGTCCCTGTGGGAACTGGTGTTGGAGCAGTTCGAGGACCTCCTGGTGCGCATCCTGCTGCTGGCAGCCCTGGTCTCCTTT GTCCTGGCTTGGTTCGAGGAGGGCGAGGAGACCACAACAGCCTTCGTGGAGCCCCTGGTCATCATGCTGATCCTTGTGGCCAACGCGATTGTGGGCGTGTGGCAG GAACGCAATGCTGAGAGTGCCATCGaggccttaaaggaatatgagcCTGAGATGGGCAAAGTGATCCGCTCAGACCGCAGAGGTGTGCAGAGGATCCGCGCCCGGGACATAGTCCCTGGAGACATTGTGGAAGTGGCAG TGGGAGACAAAGTGCCTGCTGACCTCCGCCTCATCGAGATCAAGTCCACCACACTGCGAGTGGACCAGTCCATCCTGACGG GTGAATCCGTGTCCGTGACCAAGCACACAGATGCCATCCCAGACCCTAGAGCTGTGAACCAGGACAAGAAGAATATGCTGTTTTCT GGCACCAATATAGCATCAGGCAAGGCAGTGGGTGTGGTGGTGGCCACAGGTCTGCACACGGAGCTGGGCAAGATCCGGAGCCAGATGGCAGCAGTGGAACCTGAGCGGACACCACTGCAGCGCAAGCTGGATGAGTTTGGGCGGCAGCTGTCCCATGCCATCTCTGTCATCTGTGTGGCTGTATGGGTCATCAACATTGGCCACTTTGCTGACCCAGCCCATGGTGGCTCCTGGCTCCGTGGTGCTGTCTACTACTTTAAGATTGCCGTGGCCCTGGCTGTGGCTGCAATCCCCGAAGGCCTCCCAGCAGTCATCACTACGTGCCTGGCACTGGGCACACGGCGCATGGCACGCAAGAATGCCATAGTACGGAGCCTGCCCTCTGTGGAGACCCTGGGCTGCACCTCAGTCATCTGCTCTGACAAGACGGGCACTCTCACTACCAATCAGATGTCAGTGTGCCGG ATGTTCGTGGTAGCCGAAGCGAAAGCGGGCTCCTGCAGTTTGCACGAATTCACCATCTCGGGTACCACGTATACCCCGGAGGGAGAAGT GCGGCAGGGGGAGCAACTTGTTCGCTGCAGCCAGTTCGATGGGCTGGTGGAGCTGGCGACCATCTGTGCCCTGTGCAACGACTCAGCGCTGGACTACAACGAG GCCAAGGGCGTGTATGAGAAGGTGGGAGAGGCCACAGAGACAGCTCTGACTTGCCTGGTGGAGAAGATGAATGTGTTTGACACTGACCTGAAGGCCCTGTCCCAGGTGGAGCGAGCTGGCGCCTGCAATGCG GTCATCAAGCAGCTAATGAGGAAGGAGGTCACCCTCGAGTTCTCCCGGGACCGGAAGTCCATGTCAGTGTACTGCACACCTACCCACCCTGACTCCAAGGCCCAGGGCAGCAAGATGTTTGTGAAG GGGGCTCCTGAGAGTGTAATTGAGCGCTGCAGCTCAGTCCGTGTGGGGAGCCGCACAGCACCCCTGAATACCACCTCCAGGGAGCAGATCCTGGCAAAGATCCGAGATTGGGGCTCAGGCTCAGAGACGCTGCGCTGCCTGGCACTGGCCACCCGGGATGCACCCCCCAAGAAGGAGGACATGCAGCTGGACGACTGCAGCAAGTTTGCTCAGTATGAG ACAGACCTGACCTTCGTGGGCTGCGTgggcatgctggaccccccacgGCCTGAGGTTGCTGCCTGCATCACACGCTGCCACCGAGCGGGCATCCGCGTGGTCATGATCACAGGGGACAACAAAGGCACGGCTGTGGCCATCTGTCGCCGGCTTGGCATCTTTGGGGACACAGAGGATGTGAAGGGCAAAGCCTACACAGGCCGCGAATTTGATGACCTCAGCCCAGAGCAGCAGCGCCTTGCCTGCTGCACTGCCCGCTGCTTCGCCCGAGTGGAGCCGGCGCATAAGTCCCGCATCGTggaaaacctgcagtcctttaacgaGGTCACTGCCATG ACTGGTGATGGGGTGAACGACGCACCTGCTCTGAAGAAAGCAGAGATCGGCATTGCCATGGGCTCGGGCACAGCTGTGGCCAAGTCAGCTGCAGAGATGGTGCTGTCAGATGACAACTTTGCCTCCATTGTGGCTGCTGTGGAGGAGGGCCGGGCCATCTACAGCAACATGAAGCAATTCATTCGCTACCTCATTTCCTCAAATGTTGGCGAGGTTGTCTG CATCTTCCTCACAGCAATTCTGGGCCTGCCTGAAGCCCTGATCCCCGTGCAGCTGCTCTGGGTGAACCTGGTGACAGATGGCCTACCTGCCACAGCCCTGGGTTTCAACCCACCAGACTTGGACATCATGGAGAAGCTGCCCCGGAATCCTCATGAGGCCCTCATTAGTGGCTGGCTCTTTTTCCGATATCTGGCTATTGGAG TGTACGTAGGCCTGGCCACAGTGGCTGCCGCCACCTGGTGGTTCCTGTATGATGCCGAGGGACCTCACATCACCTTCTACCAGCTG AGGAACTTCCTGAAGTGCTCTGAGGACAACCCGCTCTTTGAGGGCATCAACTGCGAGGTCTTTGAGTCCCGCTTCCCCACTACCATGGCCTTGTCGGTGCTTGTGACCATCGAGATGTGCAATGCCCTCAACAG CGTCTCGGAGAACCAGTCGCTGCTGCGGATGCCGCCCTGGCTGAATCCCTGGCTGCTGGCGGCCGTGGCCATGTCCATGGCCCTGCACTTCCTCATCCTGCTGGTGCCACCCCTGCCC CTCATTTTCCAGGTGACCCCACTGAGCGGGCACCAGTGGGTGGTGGTGCTCCAGATATCTCTGCCTGTCATCCTGCTTGATGAGGCCCTCAAGTACCTGTCCCGGCATCACATGGACG AAATAAAGGATCAGAAGTGA